cTGCATAAATTTTCAGCATGGGTTTCCTTCCCTGTTATTACCAGCCAGCCCACTGATCAGACACCAGGGTTGTGTTCTTGCTAAGTTCGTGGATTGTGTTGGAATCAGAAATCAAATATGTGATATTTAATGTAATATGCTTTTAAGTGTTGTGATGTTTAGTGGGTAGATGTACATCATGAAGACCTTTCTTGTCTGCAATTTGTGATGAAGATGAATCATTCTTTGGGGAAAGGTTATAGTCATGTTGTAAATCacattctaaaaatgaaaaaaaaaatccagcagtgATAAATAACTACCATCTGGAATCTGAACTATGTAATTGTACTATGATTTGTCATGCACATAAGATAAGCTATTGAGAATGTTTAAGTTCAAGGCGTAGACACAGAGATATCCAAATGTGTTAGCTACTTCAAGTAGTGAAgttaaatgaaagtaaaaaaaatacattccacGTGAGCTGGAAAGACTCCTAGAACCAAGAAGATGCAGAAACATTGCAGCACAGCTGTATGGCAGTAGGTAGGCATTGGGAGTAGCTGTATAGTAGgttttacattgttttaaaaaacaaggcTCACTTTAATTATTTGACAGATGAAAATGAATTTACATCAAAAGAAGCCCCTCAAATGCTTTTTGTGATTTAACTTTGGTTGATGTAGCTCCAAGATGCAGCAAGGGATGCAGATGAACTGTGTATGGGATTGTCTAGCTTTGAGAAATATGTACTGCTGGAATTAATCTCTTCTATGACttgaatgaagaagagaaatagaGATTTCTGAGAAAAGGCattggaagaaaacaagagaggCAAGCCAGATAAGAAAtgggaaagcagtgaaaaaagcaaaatgccttTAGAAATAACTACTCTGAATCAACATCACAtaaatttctgtttctgccaGCTGCCCACTCACTCTCTCTTTTAATAGAAAGAATCATCTTGGGTCTGAAACAAGTAGTGTGGGGAGCCATGAATTTACTAAGGAAGTGAGTTTCCTGTCTCAGTGGGATTTAGCTCGCAATGCTGACTGACTAATGGATTTGATCTCTTCAGGGTGTATATAACATATCAAAATGGTAGAAGCAGCCTTTTTCCAAAGATGCTCCTCCAATATAGAAGTGAAGCCCCAGTAATGgctttattatttcctttctgaatgCATCAGTAATGAAACTTACTTCTATAAGAACTCTTTTACAGGCATTCATTTAGTCTCACAATGCTTCTGTGAGGGAGGCAGTAATATAATCTACATTTTGTAGACAGAAATCTGGAGCACCAGCTAAGACAGTAAATGATTTCTCCCATGCCTCCAACAAGACCCTGGAGTACAGCCATGGTTAGAACCTGGACAAACCTGGCACTGCGTCTTGTGCTCATTGCTCCTAGCCAAGCTGTCTGACAACTGAGGTATGTCTAGGGACAGACAGAGACACACAGGAGACTTGCAGAGatggtttgttttctgaaaaactgcttAGGTGACTAAAGTCAAAGAGGTGGTTTACTGACAtctgttatttctgttcctttctgtttAGCTGGTGTTGCCGGAGTACTCCATCCATAGTCTTTTCTGCATAATGTTTTTGTGCGCTCAAGAGTGGCTCACACTGGGATTAAatgttcctttgcttttttatCACTTCTGGAGGTAAGCCCATCTTTTATATGCTGACTGCTTGTTAGCCTTATTTGCCAGCTCAGCACATATGCAGATTGTATGAACTATGAAGTGCAGTGGTAGGCGTATGGCTGAATATCTTTTGCCTAGAAGCTTTTGCCTATAAGCAGCTGAAACTTATGTTTCtagagaaaaagtaaatattttcatgaacatTTAGGATGAGTAAAGAAAAGACATAATAATATAAATGTGGCCTTCAGTTACTAACTTAGATTAATGTTCCAAAGGGTGTCAGGATGTACTCACCACAACTGAATGAAAGCTTGGAAATGAAATAGACTGGAATCTGAAAGTGGAACTTGGTGAGGCtctaaatattttacagataGGAGTTGTAAGGCAGTTCATATCTGAAAGGTCTTGGACCTATTCATTGAGCCCTAGCAAGGAAACCTTTCCATTGGAGTCGTGAAATAGAGACTGGGCAGGTTGACAGAATTTTGCTTCTCATCTTCTTTGGcagctttatgcttttttttgcaGTATAAAGTAAGTTGTTTCTTGCTGTACAGTAGAGAATTTCCGTTGTGCAAGAGGAGTCTCTCTTAGAGACTCTTGGAGTGGGGATTGCAGCAGATGAAGAGCTGTTGTCTGCACCCTGCCCACGTTAAAAAGTGGGGAGTGTTTCCTCTCTGGATCTCTGCTATGTGCCTTGTATTCACTGAGGGGCTTTCAGAGTTGATCATGTAAGACCTGCTGTTAAGCAGCTTTACTGTTTTCTGGACAGGCAGTGCAGCTCCTACTGCTGCATCTTCCTCTGCATTCTAGTGCAGGATCAGCCTTCTGTTACCTCTGAAGATAACCAAGAGACATCAGGTTTTGTGGTTGTCAGTCTGGAGTCTTCACTGGTTTTGCATTTCCACAATGTTTGTAAAAGCACAGATGATTTTTGTCTGTCAGGGTCTCTTTGTGTTACAAAGATACATATGGCAGCAGATAGCTCCTGTTGTGAAGTAGCATGAAGAGTAATTCTGTAAAGAAGGCAAAACCATTATCTCAACCAGGAACTAAAAAGTAGTAGCTTTTTTACACTATTTTCTTCAAAAGGCTGGTAGTAATGCAGAGTCATGTGATAAAGTGTATTATTCAGAAGTTAGAGTCACAGTATAGTTCTCAGAAAGCTAAATGGGGTGAAGCTATGAGTGCTTTTCTCCCTATTGGTTGggtgcaataaaaataataatgctttatGGTACTGTTTTACTAAGGGTTAACAACCAAAGTGTGACAATAATACtggtttaaaaagtaaaaaaaaaaaaaaatattgtattttatgtCCAAGGTGAAAATGATCAGACTCTAAATAATGGACCTTCAACCTTTGGAGATaccttttgattttctttgcttccatgGTTCTCCATATGCTTTGCTATAATTACTCCataatttctgctgttttaacCACAGACAGGTTTGGGTTCATTGTGAAAGTTCTGCACAAAACCATGGGAAGATACGGTGTAATATCTTCATCCCAATGAGGATAATTAAGCAAGGTTTCACCTGTGGTCTCTGTGAAAGAATTTGCAGTGTTATTAGAGATTCTAAGTGGATGTGACTAATactggaaaggaggaagggaggaaggcaagGTTATTACGAGAACATTTACTTTCAAAGTTTGCTGCTGGTCACTTGTGTATGGgttttatatctatctatctgtctaccTATCTATCTATAAGCAATCCCAGCAATCTTCAGTGGTTACAGTACTATTTCAAAGCAACAGAAGTATTTCATCTGGTTAGTGCTGATCTTAAAGCAGTTCATTAACTTTGttgaagacttctttttttggtttgcttttgctttttactgCAAAGTAACTGAGACAAAAGCTCCTTTGCCAAAAAAGTTCTTTGTCAGGATTTTCTCAAACATCCAGTCATTGCTGAGAATAATTAGAAATTTCTGCTAcgtaagaagaaaaacatgttccAATTAAAATTGTTTGAATGGTAAATTTTTGAGCAGTGCTACGTGTAGAAAACATTAGTCAGCAAGCTCTTATTTTACTCCATATtgacttctttccttttcagagtTGGAGGAACTGAGCTATCAGTTGGTTGAGACTGTCACCTTTCATCATGTCTGAAATCAGTTGTGTAGATGCAGTTAAAGCCCAGTGATCCTTCCTCCATGCTGTGATCACAAGCCGCCACATATTGTCACTCACAATATCTAAATTATTAGTGAGTGAGCCAGAAATAACTATATAGGAAGCGGGAATGTTTCAATCCAAAGAATTAATAGAACACAGAAAGTCCACATTCATGAATTGCTTGGTTCTGTAAGAATGGTCTGCTTAGACTAGCGTCCTGATTTTAACAACGTCTGGAAATAGAGGcttgaaaaagagaggaaaattccTCCTATATCATGGAAGATGGTTGTCTTCTGAGCTGGTGATCAGGAGGCTGTATACCTGCACATATTTAATACAGAATGTTACAGAGTCATTCTAGATGTCTTCTGCTCTTTCAGGTATTTTCGTTGCCCAGCAGATAGTTCAGAGCTAGCATATGATCCACCTGCAGTCATGAATGCAGATACTCTGAGTTACTGTCAAAAAGAGGCCTGGTGTAAGCTAGCTTTCtatctcctttccttcttctacTATCTATACTGGTAAGTCTGGTCATTTCACTAAGGAAATAGTAGCTGCTTTTCATTTGACATgtgaaattatatttagaaatgacTGGAACCAATTGGCCCATTTCCTTAGTCTTACAAAACTTGCTTCTGATCTTGATTCAGGGAAGCATGCCCACTTACAGTCAGCATGTGCTGACACCTCAGTACAGAATATTAAGCATTTTATCTAAGGCCTGAACCAGGCCCCAGAGCCAACCCAAGGAAAAAATTTTTGCTCCTCTGCATGGTCTTTTAGCATGGGTGAAATAGCAAATATTATGATAGCAACATTAcatcaaataaaaattataatgttCTTATGATTCAAGAGAGAACCATAAGAAAAATACTACATCTACTGGTGTAGTGATGCTCAAGACGGTAAGTAAATGGGTAGGTAGACGGTGGTAGGAACATGGGGTGCACCACGCCTGTAGTCATGCCTACAGCCTCCCTTTCATTACAGGGTAAGCCTGTGTGTGGTCCAAACCCCTAATTTAAGTACGTTCTTGAAGATATGTACCCTAGTTGTGTGttgtcccccctgcccctttcaGCTGTTAGATGTCCTTAGTGCACAGTCGCAAATGCCCAGTGCAAGAATATGTGAGGATCATATTTAAGGTAAGGCCTTGGCAGAATCCCTGTGCTTTTAGTTGCCCCTGTAATCACACCGTAAGACTACTTGACAGCAAAGGTTAACACACTTTAAATGAAGGTGTTGTTTTATGATGCCTTTCTTCTACTCCTTCTTCCCTAATGTATTTGCACAGAGTGCCTCTTCAAGCCAGTCTTGCATGCAGTAATCTCTCTGGAAGGCAGGTTTGTACGCTAGTGGAAGAAGATCAATGTTATTTCTCCTTTGATCACTGGTCCGTTATCTGTTCTGTTGTTCCCCATATCTTGAGGAGTCATTGCTGGAGGTTGTTGTTTCtcaatattacttttaaatattattgaCAACAAAGTTTTCTGTCTGCATGTGTATGTGCCTGTGTCTGCatacaagagagagagaaagaaagtagAAGGGCCCAGACTCACAGAAGCTGGTAGGTGCCTAACGCACACTGAGATGGATGGGACATGAAAATCTCAGCAGGAGTTTAGCATCCAGTAGCTTTGTGGGTTTGGGCTGAGTGCCTTTGCCCACTCGTCCTCTTCACGGGGGCGAGAGTGGAAAGCATGGCAGTTATGCTAGACAAGCTCTGTTGGTAGTGCAAGGAGAGGTGGCAAGGCATGGCTGGAGAGAGAAGCATTTTTAACCCCACATTTTTGTGCTGGCTAAAAGACCCTGTCAAAGTCAGCTATGTAGTGTGGTCTAGCATTTCTGCTGGGACTCTAGTGTTGTGCAGCTTCCTCTGAGCCCCACTTCCTTCATTCTAAAATGTGGCCATAAGCCAAAATCCACTGCCTGGTGCTAAATAAAATAGTATTAATTACATTCAATTTTGCTGTCCTTTCCTGGGTACGTCAGAATTAGAATTGCAGTAAAATGGAGCCATGGCAATATACTGcgatttctttgcttttcagagttGTATTTAATGTGTATGGATTCACTCCAGCTGGTGTctgcattttatgtttcttttactACATGGagttttttccaaaggaaacaaaataatgctGTTTCATGGGAAACCTTGCCTGCCCTGCCAAGAGTTGCTGGTTGAAGTTTTAAAGATCAAACACACTaaagcaaaatggttttgtttcttcactgTTCAAATTCAGACATCAGACTGCACTTTAATAAGCTCAAACACGGCTTGTGGTGCAGTAGGATGTTGGTAATGAATTTGTTATTTCTTGAGTGCTTTTTGATACCCGTCTTGGATACACCATAATTAAGATGCTTTAGAGAGATAGAAAGGATGCAAAGGAAGGCACAGGCCATTACAGTCAGACCTGAGGAACAGACAGTAAAGGGTCATAAAAATCAAAGTGCTCTGTATGCTTCAAAAGGATACTTTCATATTGTGTCTTTCTTTTACATTCAGCATGATCTACACTTTGGTGAGCTCTTAACCGAAAGATCATCATTAAAGACTGAAAACAACAAAGGCTGGAGGTGCAAGGATGAGTAAGCCAAGtgaaacatgatttaaaaaaaaagcaaagagaggaaaacTTTGAACCCAAGAAGTAAATAGAGTACTGAAAGAGATACCCAACAAGAAGAAGGATACCTTGAGAGAATGGCTGAGTTAACTGTGTTTATCTCCTGTTTCTCAATATGTTGCAGTAAATGACTttcaaaatccaaacaaaacgAAAAAAAATGACACGAGGTGGGCCAAGTTACACAACTATTCACCTCTCCAGGGGTAATGTTACTTGGTTTAGTGGATTCATTATAAACTATGGTCCCTACTGTCTTCCAGGGagcataatttcttttcttaatgaCTGTTCTGGACTGAGGAAGCAGAGGGCAAGATCATCTTACACAGAAAGAACAGCTATACAACACATTCTGAAAATGAGTACCGACTGGAGTTCAGACAAGATGTGTGACTGTTCTGCAGGAATGTTCACATGACACTAATCAAACAGGGATGTCGGATCTTGTGGAATtgcttcagtggttttttttccacccacaaCAATAACAAAAGAATTTGCTGCTGCAGTGTTCTGTTTTCTAATGATATGCTATTCCTGTAGGTGAACATCCAATATATTTCTGTACTTCATTTGTGATGCACCAGTAACATACAGTGATATGTATAAATACATTGGGTTTGACCTAATCATGCCAAGCACTTATCAGAATAGTGTTCCtctgactgcaaaaaaaaaaggtaaaagctaCATATATTAAGGAGGATTGTAACATAGGTATTATATTCATCACAATGCTGGATAACAAAATACTGGACCAGCTAATCGTGGTCTGTAATTCTGTTTTGCAGCTTTGTTTCTGCTGTCAAAGTTAAGCTGaaacaaatatacaaaatatttttgtcttgtatGAGGTTTGTATTGAAAGATGTTCAGTTTTTTATAATTTaagagttttaaaattttatcataTACTCATTTAAATTCACATATATGGGCtatataactttatatatatgtatatacaaatacaCATCTACATAAATACTCACAGTCTAATTATATTTTAGCTTATTCTGTTTGATTGACAGGTCAAAGGCATCAAGTGTCCAGAACTGCTGCTAAATATATTTCAACACTCAACCTAGTGGACCAGGGCTGGTTCCCTCAAAGTCACTAAGGTGCAGCCACTGGTGCTCTGGGTAGTAGGCAAGCCTGTAAGATCAAGACTAACACCAGTGCATGCACAGAGACCACTTGGATCTTGCATTGTGAATGAGCTTATAAGGTACGTTGCTAccagagatgctgcagagaaCAGTGCAGAGAGGCCCATCTGTACCCCAGCTTGGTTACAGCTGGTCTTGTTAGCACTAGCTCATTGTTGACCCTGCCAAATTTGGTCTGGCTATTGAGAGCCAATAGATTGTTCCTGTACCAAACTCTGAGGACTTTTTGGTCTGGGCACAGGACTTCAGCAGGAGAGATGCAGTCTCACATTCAGTACTGCCTCTGTGCTAACATACCCTGTTTCAGAGCATGGTGCAGAAGCAATGGCTGAATGGAGTCATCTCATGTCTGGCAAGGGCCAAACTGAGCTGGAGTTACTGCATGTGTACAGTGCTGAGACTCTTTCTGGTTTGATCTGGCTACGTTAACAAAATTAAATCCTGTTAGCCTGCAAAGCACAGTTGCTGCATGCAAACTGTCTGCTCCCGGACCGTGCCAACTCCCAAATCATGCCTGGGCATTGCTTGGAAGAGTGCTAGCTGGCCTGCACAAAAATTATACTAGGGGTCATTCTAACAATATTTAGATGATCAAGCTGTCCCAAGCTTTGATTTACAAGTACAGACATAGCCAGTAGGTCTTACTGGATGTAGTTTAACTTCTTACAACATAGCATTCCCAGTTCTGGAAGCACACAACAAGGCTGCCAAATCAGGTTACTTGGGAAGCTAATTTGGGCTCTGATGGTTCATTAGCTTGGATTGCACACCCTACAGAAGTGGGTAAACTGCTCTTGAAATCACACGGACCCTGCAGTCAATACGGATGTATTCACTTGGAGCGTCCTTGAGATAAGAAACTCTGCTGGGTCATTACAGAGCTCACCAATAAAGCTGTGCTGTCATGGTATAATTAATGCACAACCCATAAAAAGCTGACGATTGTCTGTAACTGAATTTCTTCTCTACATCCTAACTAATAAAGCATCTAGTTCTACAGAAGTATAGAAATTAGATTCACAAGAGGAAATCACAGTGAATAATTTCTAGGTATCTTGCTATCTCATAAAACTCTCAACTCTGAGCAGGGGACTGCATCTTTCCATGCATCTCCCAGGATGCATAGgaggtggaaaaaaattaattcaggttTCCTATATTCCAGATACATGCTTTAAACTCAGTTTCATCGAAAGGCCTGTCATTTTTTGTGAGGCTAGGTGAGTGAAAGTATGATCACGTCTTGCCTGAAAACACACAATTTTCAAATCGTGAGATTTAGCCATGAGCTAGACTGCCAGCAGGTCAATTGCTTGCCTACAGAGCTGGGCAGAAGCTGTGTGAGTTTTTGTAACTGGCATTGGCATCTAATTCTTGACTTTACACAAGAGGCACTTACATACCTAGGTCTTCTGAATGTAGCTGCAGGTGACTTAAAGAGCATAATGCTTGAATGGACCCGCTAGGTCATTTAAAACAGGTTCTCTATTTCAGGCAACTTCATCAATATACTTACCGAACTCCACTTGAAAGCAGAACAGTTCGTTTGATCCCACTTCTGCTGTAAGCAAGTGTTTACAGTATCTCACTGCTCTGGTACTAGAAGGTTTTTCTGCATATCCAGAGTAAATTTATTCTTGGATAATTTGTTCCACTTGCTTTTGAGCCAACATTAGCCTAAATACACCTTATCTCATGCTGCTTAAGACCCTGATATGTAGAGAGAGCAGTCCTTTTCAGTCTCCGTTCTGTTAGAAGTGAACTGTCTCTTTTTCCATCATCCCATAGAAAAGCTCTCCATTCTCCATGTCTTCTTTAAAGGATTTCTGTGTTGTCTTTCCACTCAAATTAATCTTCCTTAAGAGTGGATGATCACAGCTGTTCAGAGTATTCTGGAGAGTAACTAGTCCTTACTATGAATGGACAATGAAAACTAACGTTCTCAGTTCTTACCAATAATCCTTATTCAAAAAAATAATCCCACTACTCTCAAcagcattttgtttctcttcaagaaaaatcttgatttaaagtcaatggaaaaaattgtttaatatGAGGATACTTTCCCTTTCACTGAATTTAGTGAAGCTTCTCCTGAGCAGAAATAATTTATGAAACTGGCCAAAGCATTAATTGGAGGAAGTGTTTAATGTAAGGCATGCATCTCCAACCCAGAACTCAGGAGTAATGATACCTTCTAAGGCATCTGGCAGTATCAAGAAGCTACTAATGCTGTGGCACTCACAGACACCAGAGTAAGATACAGCCCTCGGCACGTTCCTTGCTCTGTGTTGTTACCCAGGTGGGTTGCAGTATCTTGCTGGGTTACTCCAGCAGACTACCACCGCTTGGCTGCAGTCCAGTGCTAAACCATTACCTGCTGTAGTGGCAGGTACCATATTCATACTCCTATTCAGATTAGTAATTTTCTTACAATGACAGGGTTGTCTCCCTGGATTTGCCAAAGGGTACAAAAAACCCAACGTTTTTTCCTAAAGTCAAATAGCTCTGTTATATAACCGGAAGTGTATGATTACTGTAAAAACTCCAGAAACCTACCCTGGATTCTTCTGTGTTGTGGCTGCGTGGTCTAGCCTCTAAACAGTTGTACCCACATATAGTGGGTGTTCTCAAGACCAGATTTGTCATTTTCTCTCTTAGACTTGCCAGCCGTATTATaagagaaaaagcacaaataGAGGAAGGAAGAATGAGGGATAGAAGACATCTGTTGCCCTCTTAATCCCTGGCCATGTATCTGGCTAAACACAAGCTAAGCATACTTTGACCAAAGCAAGGGAAGTAAAGAACTGCATAGCTGTTggtgaagaacagaaaaaatgctgtgaTCTTTGGTCTTTTCCCCACGTTACACTTTTAAGGGAGAAATAATCTATGCTATCCCTTTTGTCTCTAGTTCCTCCTTGTTGGTTGGTGGAGGCTAGAGATTTCCTCCCCAAGCCTGCTCccttcctgcctcttttcctggAAGGGTGAATGTCATTACTTAGGAACAGCAGTCTTCTTCCCTGACATCCATCCTCTGGTGATACAGATAAATCCCACAAAAGTCATGAGAAAACATATCATCTCCTTTTGCTCCTTCAAACAGGTGTGCAATGAGCACATGCTTAAATGGTATTCATTTTCCTCATTTGCACCACCTGTAAAGTGAGAATGGTGATACCTAGCTTGTGAAATCTATCCATACATAggataccctttttttttttcccatgactgTTGAATCTGCTTAAAGGAAAAAGGTAGGACTGTGAGAGGATGAGACCTGAATGAGCTGCTTACAAAAGGGGTAGCTACACAATGTGCTGGCCTGTAGCTGCTTATTCCTGGAAGTGATGAAAAGGCAGCCCCATTGGCAAGGTGTTGCTCTGTGGTTCTGCCTGTCCTATTTATAGTCAGGTAATTGCAGCAATGCTGAATAAAATTGTTGCTGCTATGACTGTTTCAGTTTCAAATACAGCAAATCAATGCTGATAGCAGAATGCTTCGCCTACAAATAATTAACTGCACTTAAGCTgtcaaaaatgtttttccatctgtttcctTGGGCCATACTCTTCCTTTTGCACTAAGCCACTGGAAGTGGAAGAAAAACTTCTTCAGCCTACATCTTCTTACAGAAACTGCACTGAGGTTGTTATGATCTGGCACT
The Mycteria americana isolate JAX WOST 10 ecotype Jacksonville Zoo and Gardens chromosome 3, USCA_MyAme_1.0, whole genome shotgun sequence genome window above contains:
- the CNIH3 gene encoding protein cornichon homolog 3 isoform X1 yields the protein MAFTFAAFCYMLSLVLCAALIFFAIWHIIAFDELRTDFKSPIDQCNPVHARERLRNIERICFLLRKLVLPEYSIHSLFCIMFLCAQEWLTLGLNVPLLFYHFWRYFRCPADSSELAYDPPAVMNADTLSYCQKEAWCKLAFYLLSFFYYLYCMIYTLVSS
- the CNIH3 gene encoding protein cornichon homolog 3 isoform X2 encodes the protein MAFTFAAFCYMLSLVLCAALIFFAIWHIIAFDELRTDFKSPIDQCNPVHALVLPEYSIHSLFCIMFLCAQEWLTLGLNVPLLFYHFWRYFRCPADSSELAYDPPAVMNADTLSYCQKEAWCKLAFYLLSFFYYLYCMIYTLVSS